The following are encoded in a window of Syngnathoides biaculeatus isolate LvHL_M chromosome 3, ASM1980259v1, whole genome shotgun sequence genomic DNA:
- the LOC133497578 gene encoding oocyte zinc finger protein XlCOF6.1-like isoform X2, with amino-acid sequence MCARRLAGDEEEFCGTKPEDEQQPQVLDAVPRPPLVLPRTGDREGDLRPEQQEPEPPFIKKEEPEMPHIKEEEQEDEILKVHLTGVIVKNEEDDDECDGDRWGGSQADGLFAPLSDSDDITSHSSDPDYDDGDDVHDRANGGEKRTTGVTECHTDSKRVQCCHCDKTFDNNSALKAHTRTHVGEKPFACSICGQTFSRKTHLKTHARTHAEKKNFVCSVCGKIFSTKGALKIHARAHTGEKPFGCLVCGKRFSIKENLKMHTRTHTGEKPFACSVCGKTFTQKGGLRIHMRTHTGEKPFACPVCGKSCTNKSNLTKHTITHTGEKTFACSVCGKRFSLKGDLTKHTRTHTGEKPFVCSVCGKRFAQKSNLTMHTKIHAGEKPFGCSLCNRRFHVKYDVKRHKCAGGQSGAQLSESAE; translated from the exons ATGTGCGCAAGAAGGTTAGCAGGGGACGAGGAGGAATTTTGTGGAACCAAACCTGAGGACGAGCAACAACCTCAAGTCCTGGACGCTGTTCCGAGGCCTCCGCTTGTGTTACCCAGAACAG GCGACAGGGAAGGAGATCTTCGCCCTGAGCAGCAGGAGCCAGAGCCCCCCTTCATCAAAAAGGAGGAGCCAGAGATGCCACACATTAAAGAAGAAGAGCAGGAGGATGAAATCCTCAAGGTTCATTTAACCGGGGTCATCGTGAAGAATGAAGAAGATGACGACGAATGCGACGGAGACCGCTGGGGAGGATCCCAAGCAGACGGCCTCTTCGCTCCTCTTTCAGATAGCGACGACATAACATCGCACTCTTCTGACCCCGATTACGACGACGGTGATGATGTTCATGATCGTGCTAATGGTGGCGAGAAACGCACGACAGGTGTAACGGAATGCCACACCGACAGCAAACGTGTTCAATGTTGTCACTGTGACAAAACCTTTGACAACAATTCCGCATTGAAGGCGCATACGAGAACACACGtcggagaaaaaccttttgcttgctcaatttgtggtcaaACATTCAGTAGAaagacacatttaaaaacacacgCAAGAACACacgctgagaaaaaaaattttgtttgttcagtttgtggtaaaatatTCTCCACAAAGGGAGCTTTAAAAATACACGCAAGAgcgcacactggagaaaaacctttcggCTGCTTAGTGTGTGGGAAAAGATTCTCTATcaaggaaaatttaaaaatgcacacaagaacacacactggagaaaaaccttttgcctgctcagtttgtggtaaaacatTCACTCAGAAAGGAGGTTTAAGAAtacacatgagaacacacactggagaaaaaccttttgcgtGTCCAGTTTGTGGGAAAAGCTGCACTAATAAGTCAAACTTGACAAAGCACACAATaacgcacactggagaaaagacgtttgcctgctcagtttgtggtaaaagattctccTTGAAGGGAGATTtgacaaaacacacaagaacacacaccggagagaaaccttttgtctgctcagtttgcggcaaGAGATTTGCTCAGAAGTCAAATTTGACAATGCACACAAAGATCCACGCTGGTGAGAAACCATTCGGTTGTAGTCTGTGTAATAGAAGATTCCATGTCAAATATGACGTGAAGAGACACAAATGTGCTGGTGGGCAGAGCGGCGCTCAGCTCAGTGAATCTGCCGAATAA
- the LOC133497578 gene encoding oocyte zinc finger protein XlCOF6.1-like isoform X3, whose product MCARSLARYEEELCGTKAEDEQQPQVLDAVPRPPVVLHRTGDREGDLRPEQQEPEPPFIKKEEPEMPHIKEEEQEDEILKVHLTGVIVKNEEDDDECDGDRWGGSQADGLFAPLSDSDDITSHSSDPDYDDGDDVHDRANGGEKRTTGVTECHTDSKRVQCCHCDKTFDNNSALKAHTRTHVGEKPFACSICGQTFSRKTHLKTHARTHAEKKNFVCSVCGKIFSTKGALKIHARAHTGEKPFGCLVCGKRFSIKENLKMHTRTHTGEKPFACSVCGKTFTQKGGLRIHMRTHTGEKPFACPVCGKSCTNKSNLTKHTITHTGEKTFACSVCGKRFSLKGDLTKHTRTHTGEKPFVCSVCGKRFAQKSNLTMHTKIHAGEKPFGCSLCNRRFHVKYDVKRHKCAGGQSGAQLSESAE is encoded by the coding sequence GCGACAGGGAAGGAGATCTTCGCCCTGAGCAGCAGGAGCCAGAGCCCCCCTTCATCAAAAAGGAGGAGCCAGAGATGCCACACATTAAAGAAGAAGAGCAGGAGGATGAAATCCTCAAGGTTCATTTAACCGGGGTCATCGTGAAGAATGAAGAAGATGACGACGAATGCGACGGAGACCGCTGGGGAGGATCCCAAGCAGACGGCCTCTTCGCTCCTCTTTCAGATAGCGACGACATAACATCGCACTCTTCTGACCCCGATTACGACGACGGTGATGATGTTCATGATCGTGCTAATGGTGGCGAGAAACGCACGACAGGTGTAACGGAATGCCACACCGACAGCAAACGTGTTCAATGTTGTCACTGTGACAAAACCTTTGACAACAATTCCGCATTGAAGGCGCATACGAGAACACACGtcggagaaaaaccttttgcttgctcaatttgtggtcaaACATTCAGTAGAaagacacatttaaaaacacacgCAAGAACACacgctgagaaaaaaaattttgtttgttcagtttgtggtaaaatatTCTCCACAAAGGGAGCTTTAAAAATACACGCAAGAgcgcacactggagaaaaacctttcggCTGCTTAGTGTGTGGGAAAAGATTCTCTATcaaggaaaatttaaaaatgcacacaagaacacacactggagaaaaaccttttgcctgctcagtttgtggtaaaacatTCACTCAGAAAGGAGGTTTAAGAAtacacatgagaacacacactggagaaaaaccttttgcgtGTCCAGTTTGTGGGAAAAGCTGCACTAATAAGTCAAACTTGACAAAGCACACAATaacgcacactggagaaaagacgtttgcctgctcagtttgtggtaaaagattctccTTGAAGGGAGATTtgacaaaacacacaagaacacacaccggagagaaaccttttgtctgctcagtttgcggcaaGAGATTTGCTCAGAAGTCAAATTTGACAATGCACACAAAGATCCACGCTGGTGAGAAACCATTCGGTTGTAGTCTGTGTAATAGAAGATTCCATGTCAAATATGACGTGAAGAGACACAAATGTGCTGGTGGGCAGAGCGGCGCTCAGCTCAGTGAATCTGCCGAATAA
- the LOC133497650 gene encoding zinc finger and SCAN domain-containing protein 22-like, translating to MCARTTARYAEEFCRTKEEKERQLQVLEAVFEQPRVVLHRADVSKEHFRLGRQESESPSLKEADGQDQEIPTLPWMAVTLKRQGEGGSQSHSFLAPLSDSDDITSHSSDYDDDDDDDDEDEHVKGDVTAYADKHVRCCHCDKTFDNGSLLKAHTKTHAPRSSSFCGKTFHEKTHLRLHTRTHAESKPFGCSLCDKSFSQRSSLTAHMRIHTGERPFACLLCGKRFTQNSNLTRHIRTHTGEKPFSCSVCDKRFNEKYTVKRHKCVRRAAVGHAGQ from the exons ATGTGCGCAAGAACGACAGCGAGGTACGCGGAGGAATTTTGTCGAACTAAAGAGGAGAAGGAGCGACAACTTCAAGTGCTGGAGGCAGTTTTTGAGCAGCCTCGAGTGGTGCTGCACAGAGCAG ACGTCAGCAAAGAACATTTTCGTCTCGGGCGGCAAGAGTCCGAATCTCCCAGCCTGAAAGAGGCGGACGGGCAGGACCAGGAGATCCCCACGTTGCCATGGATGGCCGTCACGTTGAAGCGCCAAGGAGAAGGCGGATCCCAATCGCACAGCTTCTTAGCTCCACTCTCAGACAGCGACGACATCACGTCGCATTCTTCTgactatgatgatgatgatgatgacgacgatgaagATGAACACGTGAAAGGCGATGTGACGGCCTACGCTGACAAACACGTCCGGTGTTGTCATTGTGACAAAACGTTCGACAACGGGTCGCTTTTGAAAGCGCACACAAAAACGCACGCGCCTCGTTCGTCCTCATTTTGCGGCAAAACGTTCCACGAGAAAACTCATTTACGGCTCCACACGAGGACGCACGCGGAAAGCAAACCGTTCGGCTGCTCGCTTTGTGACAAAAGCTTCAGTCAGAGGAGCTCCTTGACGGCGCACATGAGAATACACACGGGGGAGAGACCGTTCGCCTGCTTGCTCTGCGGCAAAAGATTCACTCAAAATTCGAATTTGACCAGACACATCAGAACGCACACCGGTGAGAAGCCATTCAGTTGCAGCGTGTGCGACAAAAGATTCAATGAGAAGTACACCGTCAAGCGACACAAATGCGTGAGGAGGGCCGCGGTCGGCCACGCCGGACAATAA